The sequence GCCCGGCCCCGTCCATGACGCATCGCCCGCGCCCGGCGCCGCCGCCCACGCTTCCGCCCAGGCGGAAACCCCCCTCCGCCCCGTCCCCGCCGGCGAAACCGCCGCCGAACTGCTCACCCGCCTCGGCCCCGACGCCGCCCGGTGGGGCCTGCTCCGGGCCGCCGGGCACGACCGTGCCCCCCTCGGGCCCGAGCTGATCGCGCAGACCGAGGCCAACGCCCTCTTCCGGATCCGTTACGCGTACGCCCGCGCCCGTGCCGTGCTGCGGGGCGCGGACCGGCTCGGGGTCGCCGTCGCGGGGCCCGGTGAGGACATCGACGCCACCGAGGCGTCCACCGCCCTGCTCGCGCTGCTCGACGCGCACCCCGCCGTACTCGCGGGCGCAGCCCGCCACCGCGCCCCCGACCGGCTCGCCCGGCACCTCGAAGCGGTCGCGGGCGCCTTCTTCGACTTCCACGACGCCGCCCCGCCGCTCCCCGTCGGGGACGAGAAACCCTCGGCCGCCCACCGCTCCCGGACGGCCGTCGCCGAAGCCGCCGGGACGGTGCTGGCCGGCGGCCTGTCCCTGCTCGGCGTCAGCGCGCCCGAACACCTCTGAAGACCCGAGAGAGCAGAGCCACACGATGAGCCGTTCCGCACACCCCGCCGGACCCCGTCACGCCGACGTCATGACCGACGGCCACTACCTCGCCCCCGCCGACGACCTCAACGCCCTCGACGAGAAGGTGTGGTCCCGCACCGTCACCCGCGACGAGCACGGCGCCCTGACCGTCGGCGGAATCCCGGTCTCCCGGCTGGCCGAGGAGTTCGGCACCCCCGCCTACTTCCTCGACGAGGCCGACTTCCGGGCCCGCTGCCGCGCCTGGTCCGACGCCTTCGGGCCCGGGGCCGACGTCTTCTACGCCGGCAAGGCGTTCCTCTCCCGGGCGGTCGTGCGCTGGCTCAAGGAGGAGGGGCTCAACCTCGACGTCTGCTCGGGCGGCGAGCTGACCACCGCCCTGAACGCCGGGATGCCCGCCGAGCGCATCGCCTTCCACGGCAACAACAAGACCGTCGAGGAGATCGAGCGGGCCGTCGAGGCGGGCGTCGGACGCATCGTCCTCGACTCCTTCCAGGAGATCGTCCGCGTCGCCCACGTCGCGCAGAGCCTCGGCAGGCGCCAGCGCGTCCAGATCCGGGTCACCGTCGGCGTCGAGGCGCACACCCACGAGTTCATCGCCACCGCCCACGAGGACCAGAAGTTCGGCATCGCGCTGGCCGGGGGACAGGCCGCCGAGGCGGTCCGCCGGGCGCTCACGCTCGACGGGCTCGAACTCGTCGGCATCCACTCCCACATCGGCTCGCAGATCTTCGACATGGCCGGCTTCGAGGTCTCCGCCCGCCGCGTCGTGCAGCTGCTCGCCGAGGTGCGCGACGAACACGGCGTCGAACTGCCCGAGATCGACCTCGGCGGCGGCCTCGGCATCGCGTACACCTCCGAGGACGACCCGCGCGAGCCGCACGAGATCGCCAAGTCGCTCGGCGACATCGTGACCCGCGAGTGCGAGGCCGCCGGGCTCGCCACCCCCCGTATCTCCGTCGAGCCGGGCCGCGCCATCGTCGGCCCGACCGCCTTCACGCTGTACGAGGTCGGCACCATCAAGCCGCTGGAGGGGCTGCGCACCTACGTGAGCGTCGACGGCGGCATGTCGGACAACATCCGCACCGCGCTGTACGACGCCGAGTACAGCGTCGCGCTTGTCTCGCGCACCTCGGACGCCGAACCGATGCTCGTCCGCGTCGTCGGCAAGCACTGCGAGAGCGGCGACATCGTGGTCAAGGACGCCTACCTCCCGTCCGACCTGGCCCCCGGAGACCTGATCGCCGTGCCCGCCACCGGCGCGTACTGCCGCTCCATGGCGAGCAACTACAACCACGCCCTGCGCCCGCCGGTCGTCGCCGTGCGGGACGGGGAGGCGCGGGTGATCGTCCGGCGTGAGACGGAGGAAGATCTCCTGCGTCTCGATGTCGGCTGATGCCGTATTTCCGGGGACGTACCACGGTATCCCCGTAAACATCTCAGGATCCGGACGGGTGGCGGGAACACCCGTCCGGTGAGTGAGACTGGTCCGTACAACAGGTGTAAAGGAAACGAGGTCGGATGATGCGTACGCGTCCGCTGAAGGTGGCGCTGCTGGGCTGTGGAGTGGTCGGCTCAGAGGTGGCGCGCATCATGACGACGCACGCCGACGACCTCACGGCGCGCATCGGCGCGCCGGTGGAGCTCGCCGGTGTCGCCGTCCGCCGGCCCTCCAAGGTGCGCGAGGGCATCGACCCCGCGCTGATCACCACGGACGCGACCGCCCTCGTCAAACGCGGCGACATCGACGTCGTCATCGAGGTCATCGGGGGCATCGAGCCCGCCCGTACGCTCATCAGGACCGCCTTCGAGCACGGCGCGAGCGTCGTCTCCGCCAACAAGGCGCTGCTCGCCGAGGACGGCGCCGCCCTGCACGCCGCCGCCGAACAGCACGGCCGGGACCTCTACTACGAGGCCGCCGTGGCCGGTGCCATCCCGCTCGTCCGGCCGCTGCGCGAGTCGCTCGCGGGCGACAAGGTGAACCGGGTGCTCGGCATCGTCAACGGCACCACCAACTTCATCCTCGACAAGATGGACACCAGCGGCGCCGGCTACTCCGAGGCGCTCGACGAGGCCACCGCCCTCGGTTACGCGGAGGCCGACCCCACCGCCGACGTGGAGGGCTTCGACGCCGCCGCCAAGGCCGCGATCCTCGCCGGTATCGCCTTCCACACCCGGGTGAAGATCGGCGATGTGCACCGCGAGGGCATCACCGAGGTCACCGCCGCCGACATCGCCTCCGCCCGCCGTATGGGCTGCACCGTCAAGCTCCTCGCCATCTGCGAGCGCGCCGCCGACGGGGCCTCGGTGACGGCCCGCGTGCACCCCGCGATGATCCCGCTGAGTCACCCCCTCGCCTCCGTGCGCGAGGCGTACAACGCGGTGTTCGTCGAGGCGGAGGCCGCCGGGCAGCTGATGTTCTACGGCCCCGGCGCGGGCGGCGCGCCCACCGCGTCCGCCGTCCTGGGCGACCTCGTCGCCGTCTGCCGCAACAAGCTCAACGAGGCCCCCGGGCCCGGCGAGTCCGCGTACACGCGTCTGCCGGTGAGCCCCATGGGCGACGTCGTCACGCGGTACCACATCAGCCTCGACGTGGCCGACAAACCGGGCGTGCTCGCCCAGGTAGCGACGGTCTTCGCCGAACAGGACGTATCGATCGATACGGTCCGCCAGCAAGGCCGACAGGACGGCAGCGGCGAGGCATCGCTCGTCGTCGTCACCCACCGCGCGCCCGACGCCGCCCTCTCCGGGACCGTCGAGGCGCTGCGCAAGCTCGACACCGTGCGCGGTGTCGCCAGCATCATGCGTGTTGAAGGGGAGTAAGGACCCATGACCACCAAGGGCACCCACCAGTGGCGCGGCATCATCGAGGAGTACCGGGACCGTCTCCCGGTCACGAGCACGACGCCGGTCGTCACGCTCCGTGAGGGCGGCACGCCGCTCGTCCCCGCTCAGGTCCTCTCCGAGCGCACGGGCTGCGAGGTGCACCTCAAGGTCGAGGGCGCCAACCCCACCGGGTCCTTCAAGGACCGCGGCATGACCATGGCCATCACCCGGGCCAAGGAGGAGGGCGCGCAGGCCGTCATCTGCGCCTCCACCGGCAACACCTCCGCCTCGGCCGCCGCCTACGCGGTCCGGGCCGGGATGGTCTGCGCCGTCCTCGTGCCGCAGGGCAAGATCGCGCTCGGCAAGATGGGCCAGGCGCTCGTCCACGGCGCCAAGATCCTCCAGGTCGACGGCAACTTCGACGACTGCCTGACGCTGGCCCGCTCGCTCTCGGACAACTACCCGGTCGCGCTGGTCAATTCGGTCAACCCGGTCCGTATCGAGGGCCAGAAGACCGCCGCGTTCGAGATCGTCGACGCGCTCGGCGACGCCCCGGACATCCACGTCCTCCCGGTCGGCAACGCCGGCAACATCACCGCGTACTGGAAGGGCTACACCGAGTACGCCGGGGACGGCATGTCGACGCACAAGCCGCGGATGTGGGGCTTCCAGGCCTCCGGCTCCGCGCCCATCGTGCGCGGCGAGGTCGTCAAGGACCCGTCGACCATCGCCACCGCGATCCGGATCGGCAACCCGGCCTCCTGGAACTACGCGCTCGCCGCGCGCGACGAGTCCGGCGGCTTCATCGACGAGGTCACGGACCGTCAGATCCTGTCCGCGTACCGCCTGTTGGCCTCCCAGGAGGGCGTCTTCGTGGAGCCCGCGTCGGCCGCGTCCGTCGCCGGTCTGCTGAAGGCCGCCGAGGAGGGCAAGGTCGACCCCGGCCAGAAGATCGTCTGCACGGTCACCGGCAACGGCCTCAAGGACCCCGACTGGGCCGTCGCGGGCGCCCCGCAGCCGGTCACCGTCCCGGTCGACGCGGCCGCCGCCGCAGAGAAGCTCGGCCTGGCGTAACGCCGTACGACGAGGTCCCCGGGGCGGTCCGCACACGACGGGCCCGGGGACACCGTCCCCCGGTCGGCACACGGCGGCCCCGGGGACACCGCCCCCACGGCGACACCTCGTCAGAAAGGGCGCCCGACCGGCCCTTTCCGGTGCGGAGAGCGCATCGCGGGCGTGCGACACGCATCGTGCGCCTCCTGTGCGCCCTATGTCGCCACAGAACCTTCCTTCGATAAGCTGTACCCAACCCGCCCCGCCGCATCTGCCGGGGCGACCGTGCCGTTGCGGCTCCCCCCGAACACCATCCCCGCAGTCGCAGCGCCCCGAATCCCCGCCGCCTCACAAGGAGAGTCGTCACAGCGATGGCCGGTCCCGCCTTCCGAGCCGCCGCCGTCCGGGTGCGCGTCCCCGCGACCAGCGCCAACCTGGGGCCCGGTTTCGACGCCCTCGGCCTGTCGCTCGGCCTGTACGACGACGTCGTCGTCCGCGTCGCCGACTCCGGACTGCACATCGACATCGCCGGCGAGGGTGCGGACACCCTGCCCCGCGACGAGAAGCACCTGCTCGTACGGTCCCTGCGCACCGCCTTCGACCTGCTCGGCGGTCAGCCGCGCGGCCTGGAGATCGTCTGCGCCAACCGCATCCCGCACGGGCGCGGCCTCGGCTCCTCCTCCGCCGCCATCTGCGCCGGCATCGTCGCCGCCCGCGCCGTGACGACCGGCGGCGACGCCCGCCTCGACGACGCGGCCCTGCTGGAACTCGCCACCGAGATCGAGGGCCACCCGGACAACGTCGCGGCCTGTCTCCTCGGCGGATTCACGCTCGCCTGGATGGACGGCGCGTCCGCCCGCGCGATCAGGATGGATCCCGCTGATTCCATCGTTCCGGTGGTTTTCGTCCCCGGCAAGCCGGTGCTGACCGAGACCGCCCGCGGCCTGCTGCCGCGCACCGTCCCGCACGTCGACGCCGCCTTCAACGCGGGCCGTGCCGCCCTCCTCGTCGAGGCCCTGACCAGGCGCCCCGAGCTGCTGCTCACGGCCACCGAGGACCGGCTGCACCAGGACTACCGCGCGCCCGCCATGCCCGAGAGCGTCGAACTCGTGGGCCGGCTGCGCGCCGAGGGCGTTCCCGCGGTCATCTCCGGCGCGGGACCGACGGTGCTGGCCCTGGCCGAGGACGGCGCGGCCGACAAGGTCGCCGCGCTGGCGGGCGAGGGATGGGCGGCCAACCGGCTCGCTCTCGACGCGCGGGGCGCGAGCGTCCTGCCGCTGGCGCCCTAGCGCGCCCGAGGCTGCTGGCCGAGAAGTGATTGCCGGTGAGTGAGAGGGGGAATGTTTGTTGGAGCCGGTAGTGTTAACCTCAAGTCTGCAATCGACGTCCATGAGGCGCGTTGCTTCGTGTCCCCTTCGGGACCACCATTTCTTCCGGGAGCCTCCCCAACTGCCTGAGCAGCCTGCCTGAGCAGTTGCGAGCACGCTCCGGAACCGGCACGACACCCCTCGCTCGTCCAGGAGTGGGCCGAGCAGGGGGATGCTCGCGCCGGGCCCCAGCACACCTCATCTCTCCGCCGTTCCATCCGGCGGACCACCGCCCCGGCACGGGCCGCACCAACCGAGGACCGCAGCCGGACAGCACAACCGGTCGCCGAGCCAGAAGGCCGACGTCCGCTCCAGGGAAGGACCCTTCGTGAGCGACACCACCGATCTGATGGGCGTGACTGCCGACAAGAGCGTCGACAGCGCCGCGCCCGCCGAAGGTGCTGCCACTGGCACCACCGCACGGCGCCGCCGCTCCGGCACCGGCCTTGACGGCATGGTCCTGGCCGAGCTGCAGCAGGTCGCGTCCGGCCTCGGTATCAAGGGCACCGCGCGGATGCGCAAGAGCCAGCTGATCGAGGTCATCAAGGAGGCCCAGGCCGGCGGCGGCTCCTCCGCCCCCAAGGCCAAGGCCGCCGCGGCCCCCGCCGATGCGGCGGAGACCAAGCCGAAGCGCCGCGCCACCTCCAAGGCGCGCACCGGCACGGCCGACGAGACCGCCGCCGCGCCCGCCGACCAGGCCACGGCCCAGCAGCAGATCGACATCCCGGGCCAGCCGGCCAGCGACGACCAGCCCGCGGGCGAGCGCCGTCGCCGGCGTGCCACCGCGCAGGCGGGCAGCCCGGAGAGCAAGCCGGACGCCAAGGCGCAGTCCAAGGACCGCGCCCAGGACGAGCCGAAGCAGGACCAGAAGCAGGAGGCGCCCGCAGAGGGCTCCGACGCCAAGGCCGAGGCCGGTGCCGACAACGCCGAGGGGCGTCGCGGCGACCGCCAGGACCGCGGCCAGCGCGGCGAGCGGGGCGAGCAGCGCCGTGACCGCCAGCGCGACCGCCAGCGCGGCAAGGGCGACGACCAGCAGGGCGGCCGGCGCCAGGGCCAGGGCGGCGGCGGCCAGAACCAGGGCGGCAACAACGGCCCGCAGGACGACGGCTTCGACGACGAGGGCGGCCGGCGCGGCCGTCGTGGGCGCTACCGCGACCGCCGCGGCCGTCGTGGGCGCGACGACTTCGCGAGCGACGCCCCGCCCGTCACCGACGACGACGTCCTGATCCCCGTCGCGGGCATCCTGGACATCCTCGACAACTACGCGTTCATCCGGACCTCCGGCTACCTGCCCGGCCCGAACGACGTGTACGTCTCGCTCGCCCAGGTCCGCAAGAACGGCCTGCGCAAGGGTGACCACGTCACCGGTGCCGTGCGCCAGCCCAAGGACGGCGAGCGCCGCGAGAAGTTCAACGCGCTGGTCCGCCTCGACTCGGTCAACGGCATGGCGCCGGAATCCGGCCGCGGCCGCCCCGAGTTCCAGAAGCTGACGCCGCTCTACCCGCAGGACCGGCTCCGCCTGGAGACCGACTCCAACGTCCTGACGACGCGGATCATCGACCTGGTCGCCCCCATCGGCAAGGGCCAGCGCGGTCTGATCGTGGCCCCGCCGAAGACCGGTAAGACCATGATCCTCCAGGCCATCGCCAACGCGATCACGGTCAACAGCCCCGAGTGCCACCTGATGGTCGTCCTCGTCGACGAGCGTCCGGAAGAGGTCACCGACATGCAGCGGTCGGTGAAGGGCGAGGTCATCTCCTCGACCTTCGACCGTCCCGCCGAGGACCACACCACCGTCGCCGAGCTGGCCATCGAGCGCGCCAAGCGCCTCGTGGAGCTGGGTCACGACGTGGTCGTCCTGCTCGACTCGATCACCCGTCTGGGACGCGCGTACAACCTCGCCGCCCCGGCCTCCGGCCGCATCCTGTCCGGTGGTGTCGACTCGACCGCGCTCTACCCGCCGAAGCGCTTCTTCGGTGCGGCGCGCAACATCGAGGACGGCGGCTCGCTGACCATCCTGGCCACCGCGCTCGTCGAGACCGGCTCGCGCATGGACGAGGTGATCTTCGAGGAGTTCAAGGGCACCGGCAACATGGAGCTCAAGCTCGACCGCAAGCTCTCCGACAAGCGGATCTTCCCGGCGGTGGACGTCGACGCGTCCTCCACCCGCAAGGAGGAAATCCTGCTCGGCAGCGAGGAGTTGGGGATCGT is a genomic window of Streptomyces sp. NBC_00708 containing:
- a CDS encoding homoserine dehydrogenase, giving the protein MMRTRPLKVALLGCGVVGSEVARIMTTHADDLTARIGAPVELAGVAVRRPSKVREGIDPALITTDATALVKRGDIDVVIEVIGGIEPARTLIRTAFEHGASVVSANKALLAEDGAALHAAAEQHGRDLYYEAAVAGAIPLVRPLRESLAGDKVNRVLGIVNGTTNFILDKMDTSGAGYSEALDEATALGYAEADPTADVEGFDAAAKAAILAGIAFHTRVKIGDVHREGITEVTAADIASARRMGCTVKLLAICERAADGASVTARVHPAMIPLSHPLASVREAYNAVFVEAEAAGQLMFYGPGAGGAPTASAVLGDLVAVCRNKLNEAPGPGESAYTRLPVSPMGDVVTRYHISLDVADKPGVLAQVATVFAEQDVSIDTVRQQGRQDGSGEASLVVVTHRAPDAALSGTVEALRKLDTVRGVASIMRVEGE
- the rho gene encoding transcription termination factor Rho; amino-acid sequence: MSDTTDLMGVTADKSVDSAAPAEGAATGTTARRRRSGTGLDGMVLAELQQVASGLGIKGTARMRKSQLIEVIKEAQAGGGSSAPKAKAAAAPADAAETKPKRRATSKARTGTADETAAAPADQATAQQQIDIPGQPASDDQPAGERRRRRATAQAGSPESKPDAKAQSKDRAQDEPKQDQKQEAPAEGSDAKAEAGADNAEGRRGDRQDRGQRGERGEQRRDRQRDRQRGKGDDQQGGRRQGQGGGGQNQGGNNGPQDDGFDDEGGRRGRRGRYRDRRGRRGRDDFASDAPPVTDDDVLIPVAGILDILDNYAFIRTSGYLPGPNDVYVSLAQVRKNGLRKGDHVTGAVRQPKDGERREKFNALVRLDSVNGMAPESGRGRPEFQKLTPLYPQDRLRLETDSNVLTTRIIDLVAPIGKGQRGLIVAPPKTGKTMILQAIANAITVNSPECHLMVVLVDERPEEVTDMQRSVKGEVISSTFDRPAEDHTTVAELAIERAKRLVELGHDVVVLLDSITRLGRAYNLAAPASGRILSGGVDSTALYPPKRFFGAARNIEDGGSLTILATALVETGSRMDEVIFEEFKGTGNMELKLDRKLSDKRIFPAVDVDASSTRKEEILLGSEELGIVWKLRRVLHALDQQQAIELLLDRMKKTQSNAEFLLQIQKTTPAPGNND
- the thrB gene encoding homoserine kinase, encoding MAGPAFRAAAVRVRVPATSANLGPGFDALGLSLGLYDDVVVRVADSGLHIDIAGEGADTLPRDEKHLLVRSLRTAFDLLGGQPRGLEIVCANRIPHGRGLGSSSAAICAGIVAARAVTTGGDARLDDAALLELATEIEGHPDNVAACLLGGFTLAWMDGASARAIRMDPADSIVPVVFVPGKPVLTETARGLLPRTVPHVDAAFNAGRAALLVEALTRRPELLLTATEDRLHQDYRAPAMPESVELVGRLRAEGVPAVISGAGPTVLALAEDGAADKVAALAGEGWAANRLALDARGASVLPLAP
- the lysA gene encoding diaminopimelate decarboxylase, with protein sequence MSRSAHPAGPRHADVMTDGHYLAPADDLNALDEKVWSRTVTRDEHGALTVGGIPVSRLAEEFGTPAYFLDEADFRARCRAWSDAFGPGADVFYAGKAFLSRAVVRWLKEEGLNLDVCSGGELTTALNAGMPAERIAFHGNNKTVEEIERAVEAGVGRIVLDSFQEIVRVAHVAQSLGRRQRVQIRVTVGVEAHTHEFIATAHEDQKFGIALAGGQAAEAVRRALTLDGLELVGIHSHIGSQIFDMAGFEVSARRVVQLLAEVRDEHGVELPEIDLGGGLGIAYTSEDDPREPHEIAKSLGDIVTRECEAAGLATPRISVEPGRAIVGPTAFTLYEVGTIKPLEGLRTYVSVDGGMSDNIRTALYDAEYSVALVSRTSDAEPMLVRVVGKHCESGDIVVKDAYLPSDLAPGDLIAVPATGAYCRSMASNYNHALRPPVVAVRDGEARVIVRRETEEDLLRLDVG
- the thrC gene encoding threonine synthase: MTTKGTHQWRGIIEEYRDRLPVTSTTPVVTLREGGTPLVPAQVLSERTGCEVHLKVEGANPTGSFKDRGMTMAITRAKEEGAQAVICASTGNTSASAAAYAVRAGMVCAVLVPQGKIALGKMGQALVHGAKILQVDGNFDDCLTLARSLSDNYPVALVNSVNPVRIEGQKTAAFEIVDALGDAPDIHVLPVGNAGNITAYWKGYTEYAGDGMSTHKPRMWGFQASGSAPIVRGEVVKDPSTIATAIRIGNPASWNYALAARDESGGFIDEVTDRQILSAYRLLASQEGVFVEPASAASVAGLLKAAEEGKVDPGQKIVCTVTGNGLKDPDWAVAGAPQPVTVPVDAAAAAEKLGLA